agacttttgacaataCTTTATAGGAGACAGCAGTAAAAATCGTATATGTGTGACCCTGACCAAACTGTTGAAATAATTCTCTCAAAATACAACTCAAACATCTTTCTTAGATTTTACCCAATTCAACAGTATGTTATTATCGACAATGTAAATCGTAAATTTTTCATTTGTGTTTACTTATTATGAACCAGATTTGTATTTATACATCAGGCTGCGAGTGCATTTGTTAGTCAATCGAATATATaagataaaaaatcaaaatcacaaaaatactgaactcaaaaataaaatactgaactttAAGATAACAGATCTTTGGGAAATCCTCTGACCAAAACGACTATGAGTTATAACACCATCGTTTACACTTTAAAAGGCCATTATATTATTTCCGTCAAATGTAAAGCAAACTATTGTTACAGTTTAAGCTATAATTATTCAAATCTTAGTTTTAGAACAGGTTCCGTAAAAACTTGTACCATATTAACTTACAAAATGTGTATGTGTTTGTTTTAATTAGAATCTTTGCTAATGATATGTGATTATGTCACGCAATTcttgtcaaatatattttaattgttccTTTTCATAACTCTTCATACTGTTGGAGTAATTACTGTATAAGTAGAAACCTTTTGTATATATGAAATCCCTAGTGTGCGAACAGGCACGATCATAACGTACCAGTTGAGAAATGTAACCACCATACGACGGAGCAGAGGGTATGCTACTACTGAGAAGGGGGAACATTGATGATTGGGAAGTTGTATTAATTGCGTTTGATTATAGTGTGAAGTCATCCATCAATATGAATACCGAGAAAAAGACCAAGATATGAAGCAGCCCTTCCATTATCAGTGGAATCATCAATTCCAAGATGTCACGACCTTTGTCTCGTCTTCAGATTACTCCTTTTACTTTAGCATCACTGCACCGTATAACTTTCACATACATAACATTCCAGTCACTACTTGCAGGAATAAAACGATTAACTCGTAGCCTTATTCTTCAATTTGAAGCATTAATGGCTAGTTTGTCGTCTGTTCAAATAGAGTGGCAatcatttcatgtcaaaactatacCTCATTCTagaagtttgatagtacaaaaacaggaacttctgatctgaacaaAATGGCAAACGTGATCTCCTATAATAATATTATGTACTTCTTcattaataagagaaaaaaatctttCCATAATGGCTCTAAAGTGATCTTCAAGCTTCCAACGattcaacattgttttattttcgatgGCAGTCGTAAAAACTGTAAAAATTGTGGTTTACTCATTATTATCAACTATCGTAATATTACAATACACGCAGTCACGAAGATCTGCATTGTCCTTTATTTAATACTTTGCAAGGAATCAAATATTCTCTAAGTTGACTAATCTATGTGAAAAAAACCACATGacaaatactagtgtaaaaccagtcaaatgggaaaaccaacggtataatctatattaaaaaaatgagaaacgagacacttataaaccacataaacagacgaaaactactgaacattagattcctgacttaggacatgtataaacaattgcagcaggtttaacattttaatggtataaaaccttcacccttatctgaaacaatagtgtaacatcacaacatagaaagacacactatctGATAGTTGCTTAAATCTACGTCCCTTTGTCTCTAGTGGATAGCTATCTAAATTAAAATCACGAAGCAACTCCCTTTATCGTCATTTTACTTACGTGTCAAAACACGAATATGACTAGTCTTATGGTATTAACTTTTGTTTACAACATtgttaaagagggacgaaagatactagagggacagtcaatttcgtaaattgaaaataaactgacatgcTATGGTtaacaataaaaagacaaacatattaatattcattaaatttgtaCCTGAACTGAAAATATGTTGTTCGACTTCATTTAGATATTTGAGTATGTTTAAGAAATTTTTCTTGTTCATTATTTTACTACATGCTCgagatttatttaatatttaaaaattataatattagGCATTCGTTCGGCATTTGTAACTCAAATGGTTACAAGTTAAGAAATACGACATTAAGTGATTAAATTTTGAAAGTACACATGAAGCTGTTATATTCTTTTTTAGGAactgtggtgtagtggttagtgcatcggactactaacacaaaggttccttgTTCGATTTCCGTTCCGGGATGAAAAGGCtatcccttgacaccatttgcgagtatggccttgaaacgatgatagtccgtcggaagtggacgataaatggctgatccgTGTAAAGAGAGggtcatatctcttgcacgttaaaacactcttgtagatttcgaaaaagagcaggctgatgtcgctacaaggcagcactcacaccagcaaagtggaaaggaattaatataaatgataaaacttgTTTCCCGATccgctataaataaatatgtttaaactattgtAAGGTTCAATTATTTTTCGAAAGTGTCCATTAAGTGAAAGAAATTAAGGGGACATTCATCCATCCTCTTATTATAATGCTATTATTGATTTGCTATATTTTGTCAGACAATGTGTGTTTGAACGTAcgatatagaaaaatatatatatacgaaaATACGTCAAATTTAAAAATACAGACGAAACATTCACCCTGTATTGCGAAACAAAGTTATTGATTACTTTAAAATGGTTTTCCGAATTGCACTATAAAATAAACTAAGCTGAACCATTTTGAGTAGATATAATGAACATTGTGATaacaatttgacattttttattgttatatacagGGTTTCAGATCCCGAAACAAAGTACTCGTAGTTAATGGTCTAGAAAAAGATGTTCTAATAACAAGTATCAAAAGCCAAATAGACAAATGAAAGAATGTGAAGACGACAAATGAACAGTACGGGCTGactcaatacaatacaatacaagacTCAGTATGAGCAGCATTTGCCTACAGTGCCTTTACTATTGAATTGAGGGATGAGatcttcatgttttatattttgctTGCCAAACGAACAGATACATGGATGCGAAAGACATTATAAACACTAAAGTTCACAGATAAAGTGGTTCCAAAGCTTAGTGTAACACTGATTTTTTTCCACTAGTTACCATCagtctaaaaaagaaaaatactagtttttttaaatatgttataaaaagtaaaatcacaaaaatactgaactcagaggaaaatcaatttgaaaagtccataatcacatggcaaaatcaaaaaacaaaacgcatcaaaaacgaatggacaagaactgtcatattcctgacttggtacaggcattttcaaatgtagaaaatggtggattaaacctggttctatagcgctaaccctctcactttaataacagtctcatcaaattccgctacatttacatgatgcgttaaataaacagtcacaattaataaaatagtcaaaatatgggtacatcagtcatcatcgtataacaacttaacaggacacaaaaacatctactatctacgaacacatggattgatttgagtgtctgacgtcagaaaaattatatacgtcacataaatttgtcgttcaatgtgcatacaaacaattttaaaatctatatagACAATGTacgtatacagggttaaaaaatcaaaagtatgtaagaataaattacagaaatagaccgagattcaaactagtccaaaagttatacatagaatttatgagaatccaaaactttgaaaagaaacaatttaacaggacacaaaaacatctactgtCTAAgaacacatggattgatttgagtatctgacgtcagaaaaattatatacgtcacataaatttgtcgttcaatgtgaatacaaacaattttaaaattttgataggcaatgtacgcatacagggttaaaaaatcaaaagtatgtaagaataattacagaaatagaccgagattcaaactagtccaaaagttatacatagaatttatgagaatccaaaaATTGTTTATTCCACTACGCCATTGattgattttgacgtttgtggttcaacatATATGGTAATTCattatagaaatatatcataatgacaaatgacatattatagacaaatatcatactgacggcatcttttaaagtacagagtcacgttataagcacaaaagaaatacaaagagtcacatatacaaaacaaatcacaaaaaaatgaaagccaatacaaacacattgacgagatgtataagtaccgagccacgtcaaacggatatcacataaaaccattcaacagtacaAGTAAtcttaataatagaacaaaaacaaataaaagaacaataaaacatgttgttaagatgatacacaacatcagtacgcagaatctatacatcaagaccatcgtgtattatttgagaagttgatacggaatatttatcaacaaggtcttggtaccttccgatgaactttttttagaaaaaggacgagacgttctttgacatacccctggttcatcaactttctactcagacactgatgacgttttacaaagtctgagtaggagctgcaagctcttgaatatcgaataagttgagaaatatatatcccatacgcaggtgaagttggtatattgctactaaggtgggggaaatttataatttcgaaattaaaatcgtctcgtttgtcatagattctggtactgagatgactgtgtaagtcaaattcgagatataagtctaaaaatgaggcggaggaagccgtgtctgttgtaatTTGTATATTCAGTATTTGTAGATTTATtgtaacattttttaatttgtatgaaATCGACTGATCAAACATATGAATCCATTACTTTTAATTGAATTATTAAGGTAACAATAttattatattgtaaataaaaactgacaatataAAGAGGTTATTATCTTGATTAATAAAATTACAGCCTTTATCTAGATGATATAAGTTATACAAAAACTAACCTCGTCTCCTTACTGTTACTTTCGATTTGTTTTGTGGATTTTCTTGTTCCATTTCAGAAAAATGTACTTCATACCTGCAATGAAAGTCATGTGAATATCCTAAATAAAAACAATACGACTACGTTATTTAAATCAACCAATACTTTGTAAGTCTTGCCTACATTagcaaattttaaaacattaacctTGATAAAAACACCCACAAATAGTCTTGGCTCTAGTAAtgcaatttagacaatttaaaactAGTACCTATGAAACAGATACCACAGTAATTGACCTCTAACAAGTACAAAACCAGGGATATGATACCCGCGGCGATACATTTCGGGTATAACTGTGCCGTCAGCACTTgccaaatcataccctgttctaaccagaaaacattaaaaaacataCTCTTTTCTAGACACTCTCTGAAAATTTATATCCTGTTCTAGATACGCTCAGAAAATGTATACCTTGTTCTAGACACAGAATGGGGTTCTAGATTGtatcttaaacatttaaataagTGATCCTATTTCAgacaaatactttgtttaaaaaagacCCTGCTATCACCAAAGTGCACGAAACAGCGATCCTGTTATAACCAGCAGAACATGAAAAAGGAATCATGTTCTAACCAACAGGGCATGAAAAAGCTACCCTGTTTTTCGGCACACTCAAACCACTAAAAATATAGGAAGTAACCCCTTATATAAGTATAATTACGATGTGTTTGTGTTGCCTACAGTTGCTTGTTTAACTTACAGATGCAAAGCTAGACACATACATAGAATTTAAAGCACTTAGGAAAACGTCTGGTATTCCGTACTGGTCTCGAGTGCATATACATGTAGGTTATAGGTTCGATCCTAATGTGTGAAACTATTGATGTAAAATGAGTTATTTATATGATACCTGATATATTACCGAGTTAAAACAATAATTGTCCTACAGGCAAGATTAGTAGTCGAAAGTTTAATACTGATAGATTGCGATTTGAAACTTGCATTACAAATTCTGAGATTTTTAATTGATTgaaaagcaatttaaaaaaagaaattttataaaacttttgtatGTGCCTTTAGAAAGTGAGACGGTTTCGGCTTTCAAAcgtttgtatctgggcgtcactagtagatcttgtgtggacaaaatgcacttctggcgtattaaaattttgaacttgttgccttttgtcggctgttgttcgtgtgtttctatGTCAATTATgctatatttcacatggctataaaagagggaggtttggcatgccacaaaaccaggttcaacccaccattttttcctttaaaaatgtcctgtaccaagtcaggaatatggccattgttacattttaacgttgcgtcgtttgttttctcttattttttagtgtaaattcacattgcgataagacgtgtcacggtacatGTCTATCCcatatttatgtatttggttctgttgttatatttgttattctcgtgggattttgtctaatgcttggtccgtttttgtgtgtgttacattgtattgttgtgtcgttgttctcctcttatatttaatgcgtttccctcagttttagtttgttaccccgattttgttttttgtctatggatttatgagtttgaacagcggtatactactgttgcctttatttattaatcAACCCCAATTTGTGTCTATACTCCTCAAACCTAATGATATATTAATGCTAGCTAACATACGACATAGAACGTACAGATTTTTAAATAACTTCGCTAGCAAAAGATTAAACTATAACTTAAGATTGACTTACGTTGTACGATCCATTTCGAAGATTGTTTTCCTTTGTTTCCTCTGATAAGccctttcaatttttacattGATTTCATCAGGATACTTCTTCCAATCAGAACAGTCTTGATACTCCCAAATAGCGCTTACTGTGTTAAAAGATCATTGGTTGAAGTTTTTATTATACTAGTAGGTAgagaaaatatatgaaattaataactataaataaaatacattactTTTTGTCACCTTTGTCTGATATTAGCTTTATTCCATTTTGAATCATCATTAAATTGATTTAGatgatatatttctattgttaatatataaaattgtaaataaagtaaaaacTCATAAAGTAAATGCTGCACAGAGATACGAGTACCTGTTGAATCTGAATAGATGGGAATGACGTAGTCGCTGGCATGTTTTGTAGATGTAGTGGTTACATCAGATAAATATTCACTTTCCTCGTCTGACGATGATCGACGTCTTGCATGCCGACGTCCTGGAATTCGGTCCCTGGCTTGTTGACTAGTTTGGGCATTGCCATCTCTTTGTAGTcataatataaaatttgatgcATTTTTGAATATAATAAATCTATTATTATAGGTATATATGAACTATAGAACTAGAAATGTTTATGTTATAAGTTTAGCTTCCATAGTATTAGTTTGCATGTTCAGATGAGTTCAATTTAAAAGGTCATACCAATACAAATCTCACTATTACTATAATCCAATGTTTGTTAGGAAATTAAACCATATAATCCAGGTATGTATCTTCTTGTCCTCAAATGGTCAAGAGCGTATTAAATTGaagaaatggtaaaaaaaaataaacagaactaAAACAAGCAAGCAAACCCATTCCCTGTTATTCCACAAAAGAACACAAAACAACAACACACAGAACACAATTTCTTCCACTTAGCTACCGATGTACAATATTGCACAAATCATGAACAAAATGCGTCGATTTAGAAAGCACAGATTCTCTACAATTGGactatacatgtttttttttgtagaagttATTGACGTGTGAAACGAACAGATTAACTTGAAAACAGAATTAAAGTCGAGAATAATAGACTTGTTTTAAGACATAATAATAGTAGTCGACAGGGACCTTTGTTACCCAAATACGTTTTttagttggttggttggaatTATAGTCCTTCGGGGTGAaaggtttaatatttttttccaaagacTATGTATAAGACTGTGTAATGTCTTATGGTGTAAATGTGCAATGTGTAATTAATAAAAgctttgaaaaaagaaataatattttacttgtacaACATAATTTTCGATATTTGTTTAAGACTCCAAATTATAGTAACTATGCGTTTTAAGATGTGCAAAGTTTGTCAAAATTTGTGGCTACGATGAAAAATCAGGGACACGATGTCTATCGACTGACTTATGTAATTCTAATACTTACTTCAACCGAATTTCGAACCGTCCTTTATGTCCCATCTTATACAGGCCCGTTCGTTTACAGTCCCATCTCACCTTAAAAGATAAAATGAATGATGtcttcaaatatttattatacaaggcaatgaaaaaaatgtttgcatgTTGAAAGAGGTTTTTTTTCGCTAGGTTTTGTAACGTTTTATAACTTTTAATGCATTTTGTGACAGTACAAGTAGACTGTTCATGATTTTAAAGGCTATACTCACCACAACTTTTCCATCCCTTCTTACATCTAAAACAGTTCCTATACTACCTGGTCCACCATCGGTATCACCAAACTTCCAGTCGTGTCCTATAATAGTTGTCTCAAATATTATATATGGTATAGAACTTACagtttaaacatatataaataaatttttgaaaacatcACTTGCAATTTGCTTAAATCAATGTCAAGATCTAAGTGTTTCTATTTGTATACATTATTAAGAATATCATGTTTATACCAAAAAACCCAAGGCATATACATCACTTGATGACAATTTTGTACTTCAATTTGAATGTGTCCAAACAGTAACATTTTAGGAAATGTACAGTTCCAATCTAATGCAGGTGTATGCTTTTCAATTGTGTTAACAATTGTGGCATATTGTTAAGCTAATTTATCTTACGAGTTACTTTTTGTCCAGTGTGTATAGCAAAAGAAAATACACCATATGGAATAAAACGTttataaatcaataaatcaataaagTCATATCCTTTTCCCCCAATATTCAATTATAAAGTTCTAACGATATAAAATAAAGTTGATATACGCATATCTATAAATTACCTCTTACAACTTTACAACCAACAGCGATAATCTCATCAACAAGTATTCTAGGTTCATTCACTTTCATAATCTTATAAATGTGTCTTTGTTCATCATACGCATACACATTTTCTTGGCCATGATCCCATTCTACCCATACAATACCTTAAAGAATTTTGAATTAtcttaataataaattcataaacAAGAAAATTCGAAAATCTACATAAGACTACACGAACAAGTGTGTCAACAAAGTACTCATCTAATGATATGCCTGTCactcatcatttaaaaaaaaactgaac
The window above is part of the Mytilus galloprovincialis chromosome 4, xbMytGall1.hap1.1, whole genome shotgun sequence genome. Proteins encoded here:
- the LOC143071199 gene encoding uncharacterized protein LOC143071199, with translation MYRLIRMTQVIGCASQIASEIRYCPHKQTREVIKRKIRMASSHDDSHDDCLDMVMDFLNPLNMENGQGKFVELSASTLQLGDRVRRGPDWSFGDQDRNLPGTVIGQDEDGIVWVEWDHGQENVYAYDEQRHIYKIMKVNEPRILVDEIIAVGCKVVRGHDWKFGDTDGGPGSIGTVLDVRRDGKVVVRWDCKRTGLYKMGHKGRFEIRLKDGNAQTSQQARDRIPGRRHARRRSSSDEESEYLSDVTTTSTKHASDYVIPIYSDSTVSAIWEYQDCSDWKKYPDEINVKIERAYQRKQRKTIFEMDRTTYEVHFSEMEQENPQNKSKVTVRRRD